AATCACATTCTTCCGCATTATTATTACACTCGTTAGACGATCATTTGACGGATGGATCTTTAAGAGCCAATCATATCATTCTGCAACTAAGGACCGAGGCTTGGACTAGATATGCCCAATCCAGCAAATTATTCGGCAGAGAAGTGCATGACGGTGTTCTGATCGCAGACGAATTTATAGATAGATATTTCAAATCCATTGTAGATTTAGGAATTGTGGAAAGTTTAGAAGCACATCTCTCCAGATTTCGTTCTCAAATGGGGATTTGGTCCTTACAGCCTTATTTACTTGCAAGATCATTTTTCTCCAAGGACCAAGCAGAACTTGTGAGGAGAATGTACGAATTCTTCGGTGTGGCTTGGAGGCTTTTAGACGATTACCAGGATTTAACCGAAGACTTGGAGAATGAGGATATTTCTTCTATGATCTATTTTCTTCCGGAAGACAAAAGGCAAGATTGGAAAAGAAATAATAAGCGGGAAATTTTAGGACTTTTAGAAGAAATCCAGTTAGAAAAACAGATCTCTGATCTTATTAATTCTTATTTAAACGAAGCTGCAAAACTTGCAGAAGATCTACATTTACCTAAATACGCAAATTCATTGCTCTCTTTAAAGATTAAGGAGCCTAGCCGCGCCTGGCCTGAATTAGCCTAAATATTCCATGACCAACAAGGCCATATCGTCTT
The nucleotide sequence above comes from Leptospira johnsonii. Encoded proteins:
- a CDS encoding class 1 isoprenoid biosynthesis enzyme, yielding MQRLDFGLSDNPEEAEEFYKLLNRSALSICYGLPISLRTEAVLFLYKYSQNSVTEGFNFLRKYHSPSYSILYWINESAHGLPWENPWLTLLLESHSSALLLHSLDDHLTDGSLRANHIILQLRTEAWTRYAQSSKLFGREVHDGVLIADEFIDRYFKSIVDLGIVESLEAHLSRFRSQMGIWSLQPYLLARSFFSKDQAELVRRMYEFFGVAWRLLDDYQDLTEDLENEDISSMIYFLPEDKRQDWKRNNKREILGLLEEIQLEKQISDLINSYLNEAAKLAEDLHLPKYANSLLSLKIKEPSRAWPELA